The DNA sequence CTCATGCTCATCAGTCTAGTGAGGTGAGTTTTTGGAGGTGAACAAGTGCTGGGGGCGGGGAACCATCTCAAATGGAGCCACTTCCCCTTCCATTTAGGACTAACCCTATTCTTTCCCCTCCACCCCAGTGTTGTCCGTGCGTTTCGCCATCCCCATCATCATGGGAGCCAACATTGGCACCTCCATCACCAACACCATCGTGGCGCTCATGCAGGCTGGGGACCGCAATGAGTTCAGAAGGTAGGAGGCTCAGCCCGACTGGGTCAGTCCCTGCTCCCTGGgttgcttttgctttgttttgttgtctttatttttggatcacagttagcaatgctcagggcatcCTCCggtctttatgctcaggaattgctcctgtaGGGGCTCAGGTTTCCAGCTcgaaatgcctgggattgaacctagggcagccatgtgcaaaggaaatgccctatacccactgtactatcactctagctctccCCACGCCCACCCCTACCTCAAGCTGGCCCAACACAGGCTTATTCCCTCCATTCCTCACTGACATGCTCACAACAGGTTAAATAGCTTCTTCATAGCCCTAATATCTGAGAATTGTATAGGTTGAACATGGACCTAAATAAccttttacttttaaaacaatGGGATGAGTCTGGAGCCATAAtatagttggtagggcatttgccttgcatgtaaccaaccgaGATTTTATCCCTGTTGTTCCCAAATGATCCTCTGCGGTGCTTAGGAATGATAGATTAACCAGGTTGAGCAATCACTGGattggagttttcttttttctttttttttttttaaacttgattgattggttttgaggccacactcagcggcgctcagaaaccaccccctggcaggctgacagatcatatggaatactgggaatatGGAATAttccgggtccctcccaggtctgccatatgcaaggcaaatgccctaccgctgtgctatctctactgcCCGGTTGGAGTTTTCTTATCCCAGTTCTACAGGTACACAGATTTTTGTTTCTAGATAATCTCTGAAATATGAGCAAAGGATCCATGGATGTGCCTATTGGAACTTATTCAGTCCCTATTGTaatattattccttttttaaataaatcatatttttggGCTGTACTcagagtgttcagggcttacacctatctctgtgctcagggatcacttctggtgggactcagggaaatcaaacctgagtcagccacatgcaagacaagcaccttaactccagtTCAGTCATCCAGCTCCTCTGTTGGAATAATGGTCTCTGTTAGATAATATGATTAGTAACATCCTGGGATCTCTGTACCTTTCTTTAAAGGTGGTTTAGATGATATTCTTGACATATTCTTGGAATGATAATTATGCTATCAAAAGCCTGAAAAGCTTTTAACATTTTGCTGCACTACAAAGAAATATTGATTTCACTCTAGATGGGCACTGTATAAAAATGTCTTCAAGACTCTtctccaggaaaaataaaatgatagtagCTGAAAGGTTCTACTTACAATATGTTTTCACTAGAATTGATTTAAGACTCCTCCCATCCTTTCATGTATTTATAAACTTCTCTTGACTCATGTTCCATTTGAGTTTggatatttttttgatttgtgtttttttgtttgtttgttttggtttggtttggttttggtttttgggttacacccagcagtgctcagaggttactcatggctctacactcagaaatcgctcctggcaggctcaggggaccatatgggatgctgggatttgaaccaccaaccttctgcatgcaaggcaaacgccttaccttcatgctatctctccggcccctgatttgtggtttttaaaaagaaatttttttttgcattgaggAAAAATACAGTTTCTTAATCTAAACAGACAATGGGAGGAAGTAATTCAGAGGTTTTTATGAACATTCCAGAAAACACAAGCTTTGGTTTATATTAGTTTTCCCCTACCCAACAGGATGTTATTAAGTTATTTCATCCAAATTTGAAGAATTcatagaagaaataattttagaataatttagtGCTGGAGagtagtacaggaattaaggcacttgtcgTGCATGTGATGAATGCTGACTCCATTTCTGACACTCCTCTAAGCACTAGTAGAGAGACCCAAATCCATCCCTCACCTcaatagaagaagaaagaaagaagaagaaagaatttaCTATGTCTACATTTATGGACATAGATCACACTCCTCATCCTTTCAAAGGCAGACTGCCTTTTGTGTTTGATTCAGATTCAGTTCTTCTTAACAGTGGTCACTCAACTGATTTTTGATCTATAATTCTCCAGTGCCCAAATAGATGAAACAGGTGCTCCAAgttgggaaaatagaaaatatccaCCTTAGTAATGGGTAACTGGGTTCTGACAGTTCCCATGCCACCAGCTGTAATTCCTCAAATCTGTTGCCCCTTCATACTGGCTGGTCTAACATGGAGCCAACTCACTCACACTCATTGGGGCAGTCAATTTGATCTAGAAATTGATTAGCATTCATATTATATAGAGGTGAACCCTAGCAGTTGATACAATAGTGTCCTGTTTAGCCTGGGCTCTTTCACTTGCTCTTTAACTAATGAGTCTGTTGACTTGGGGTGGGGTTCCCCTTCTCTAGGGCTTTTGCAGGGGCTACTGTCCATGACTTCTTCAACTGGCTCTCTGTGTTCGTGCTGCTGCCCCTGGAGGCAGCCACCCACTACCTGGAGCTCCTCACCAACCTCGTGGTGGAGTCCTTCCACTTCAAGAATGGGGAAGATGCCCCAGCACTTCTGAAGGTCATCACAGACCCCTTCACAAAGCTCATTATCCAGGTAACAAGGCTTCCTTTAGAGGGCCAAGGAGAGTCCCCAAAATTCCATACACAGCTCAATGGGGgaggaaataaggggaaaatacCAGTATCTGTTATGCTTTCATCTACCTCCAAGAAAACTGAATGAGGACATAGAAAGGTACAACCAATTAATAACAAGTCTAGTTGATATAACGggactcctgagcaatgccaggagccTCTCCTGTGTACAGCTGGGTGTATCCCCCAACCAAAATTAAGCAACATATAAAAGACTAACTGAGAGCCAAGATAGTATAGTGAAAAGTGTTTGCCCTTTTTTTGGAAAGATGGAGAGCAGACCCagtatgctcaaggatcatgcctaactttgcatttaggaattacttttggctatactggggaaccatatggagtgccagggatcaaatatgggttagcttcatgcaaggtgaatgctcaTCCCCCTACCAACTGTTCTATCGCTTTAGCCccaaggtgcttgccatgcatctGACTTACCTAGGTTGATCTTTCTCTCTATATGGTTTCCTATCACTCctatcaggagtgagccctgagtacagatagctacaagtaattcctgaacacaactAGGTGGGATaactttcaattaaaaattaagaaacaaaaaaaaaaacactttaatgtCTCCTGATAGACTAATtgacctcttttctttcctcagcTTTAATACATGGGACATCTTTATTGAAATCGGGGTAGAGGCTCATGGCTATAGGGGTTAATTTGAGTTCCTAAGATCTAAAGATTCTTCATTAGAAACTCAGGGCCACTTTGTTGCTactcttgtgtgtatgtgtgtctgtgtgtgttcctACTCTTGGCCTCATTCCCTGTGATCACTGAGGATTATCTGCCTCTATGCCAAGAGGAAGATGACCACCTCACCCTTTGGTCATTGTAATCAGTGTGAGCTAGCCTTATGGACTTGGAATAAAAAGGCCAACTTGGACCTCTCCTTTTATACTGAACCAGGCAGTTTCCATTGGTGCATCAACCCTTGCATACCTGATTCTCCCAATTTGTGTTTTGTCTGgataatttttcattaatttttcaagCATTTACTAGTGTTAGAATTCCCAACCCTGGTTGGAATCTCATTGCTACCCTGCAGGAGATCCCAGTTATGAACCTCTCTCTCAGGATTCCTTAACCCCCTCTGTGCCTTCCACAGTAGCTGACTTTCATCTATTTCCTTCTACAGCTGGATAAAAAAGTTATCAACCAAATTGCAATGAATGATGAATCAGCCAAAAACAAGAGCCTGGTCAAGATTTGGTGCAAAATTTTCACCAATATGGTAAGCTCTCAGAATAGAGCTAGGCATGTTTACGCTTGTTTCTCTATTTCAAAGCAAGCATTTCATTCCAAGTGGTCAATTCAAAGCAAATGACAAGAATATCTGAGACTTATGAACAATCAGTCCCCAAAGACAAGTTCTTGAATGCTGTGGAGAAACTAATTCAGCACAGAGAGTGATCTCCTTTGATCAAGGGTACCTTATTCACAACTTATCATTCTCAGAATTATTACTTATTTTCTCTGTTTGGCCACCTCTGTCTCAGATCATGCAGTGAGCCACAGAAATAACACCTCATGTTTACAGAGGCTGCATCCATGTTTGTTGTGTCACCTATCCTTCAGTTTTATTGTGCCCACAAAAAGTACCTGTGCCCATATgcatattttctgtttgtttgttttatcctCCAGACTGAAATGAATGTCACCGTGCCTTCTCCTGAGAACTGCACCTCTCCTGCCCTCTGTTGGACTGATGGTTCTGAAACATGGACCATCAAGAATGTGACTTATCAGGAGAACATTGAGAAATGTGAGTAGAACAAATGTGTGCAGAACATTAGCCACTGGGAAATCTCTCTGGGGTTCTGATGGCTGTTGCTGATATGTGAGAAATCCTATAAATGAGAAAAGGACAAACAATGAATcactgagggctggagtgatagtacagtaggtagggcatttgccttacatgtggttgacccagatttgatttctgtcATTCCGTATggttccaggagtaattcctgagttaagAACCAGAAatgggggctgggcagtggcgctagaggtaaggtgcctgccttgcctgtgctagccttggatggaccgcggttcgattcccccggcatcccatatggtcccccaagccaggagcaacttctgagcgcatagccaggagtaacccctgagcatcaccgggtgtggcccaaaaaccaaaaaaaaaaaaaaaaaaaaagaaccagaaatgacttctgagcattgccaaatgtggctcaaaaggtaaaacataaaataaagagtcACTGAGCACAGACCTAATGCTGCTACTTGAAATAGAGCTGTCACAACAGTGTACACTGGGACTAGATCACAAATGATTTATCTCAATGGAAAGTCAGAACTAATATCTGAAACCCAAGTCCTTTTGCAGCCCATTCCCAACTCAGAGTCAACAACAAATTGGATCGTGCCTCTACATAGGCCTCAGTGTCCTTTTGCATGGACTCTAAAGATAGGTCAGCAGACATGAAGGAGATGAAGGGCTACAAAGAGCAGACATGTCACCCACCCTCCACTCAGAAATACTGGGCAGCAAACCCAGGGTAGGGCTCTGGAATATGGACTGGACTCATTCAAAACTCTGATCCTCTGAATGGTGTCTCTGGAAACTATCTGATACCAGACATTCCCATATCTTCTAATGATTTTATACCTAGATTATGTGTCTGCTTTCCCTCTTTTTCATCCCTTCACCTCTATAGTCTAGAGTATTCATTATACTTCCATGCTCCTGGTATGATTTACCACTTACCAGCAAGAAAACTCATCACCATATGCTAGTAACAGAGATCCAGAAATATAATCACATTCTGATAGTCTTCATTGGAACTCATAGGGAGCTTGAAAGGCAAGGAATTTTACAGTGGGCAGTATTCTCCTGAAAGTCTTTGATATTATTATCTTCAGTGCCATGAGCAAAGCATAGCTCAGGGTTTTGTTGTGAGAGCACTGGGCTGGAGGCCTTCCCCTGACTAGCATGTGATTCCAGAGAATGTCACTTCACATTTCCAACCTCTGGGGCTCCCCCTGCAGAACAGCCTTGGGTCTTTTTTATTTAGCTACAAGGGAGACTGGGAAGTACAGCCTGTCTTCTGGGTTTCCATGTGTTCAGTTCATAACCAAGATTTTATTACTAGGATGCATAAGAGGTGAGGAAATACATAAATATGTGGCCGGGGTGACATTCTTGTTCCCTAACAAGGGCTTTCATGGCGTCTTTAGGTCACCACATCTTTGTTAATTTCAACCTCCCGGATCTGGCTGTTGGTATCATATTGCTGATCGTCTCCCTGCTGGTTCTCTGTGGCTGCCTCATCATGATCGTCAAGATCctgggctctgtgctaagggggcAGGTGGCTATTGTCATCAAGAAGACCCTCAACACAGGTATGTGTAGTGCCCCCCACAATCCTGTGTCTACTCCTGTAGACCTCTTTAGACACCAGACTGGGTTAATTCTTAGAACTCCTTTCACAATGACTTGCCAAGGGGGTGGAGATCATCTGCAAATGTGACCAGGTCCTACAAAGGCAACAATTGCAGCTCTTCTTGTGAAAGGCTATGATGGTCTCATCTTTGTTTTCCAGATTTGCCTTTTCCCTTTGGCTGGGTGACTGGCTACCTGGCCATCCTTGTGGGGGCAGGTATGACCTTTATTGTGCAAAGCAGCTCAGTGTTCACATCAGCTTTGACCCCGCTAATTGGTAAGTATCTTCCTGAAGTCTCCCTCTGGGGGCCATTGTCATCTCCATTATGTCTTTTGGCAGATGTCCTAGAATGTTGATTCTTTCCTCCTTGCCTAGGTCTTGGGGTGATATCCATTGAGCGGGCATATCCGCTTACTCTTGGATCCAACATTGGCACCACCACCACTGCCATTCTAGCTGCCCTGGCCAGTCCAGGCAACACTTTGAAGCATTCACTCCAGGTCAGAGAACGAtgcatggggtggggggtggatcTGTGATGGGGTGATTTCACTCCCATCATTAGGTGATTTTTAGTGAGAGACAAGCTTTTCTCCTTTATACTCTTGGTTCTCATGTAGGAGAATAGCCAGAGGAGGCAGAGATTGCCCAACATCTACTCCTCAAATATATAGATTCCCATTCAGCTacagggtttattttatttttattgttttggatttggggacACATGTGCAGCAGTCaggagtttcttctggctctgcactcagaaattactcctgaaggtgctcaagtcatcatatgggatgtgagggattaAATgcaaattggccatgtgcaaggcaagcaacctatttATCTCTCATCATCATCAGGATTTAAATGCTGGCAGTGTAGCACCTCACAGTGGTATAGTTTCAGGAATTATAAAAGCtagttcttggggctggagaggtgaggtggcgctagaggtaaggtgtctgccttgcaagcgctagccaaggaaggaccgcggtttgatcccccggcatcccatatgttccccccaagccagaggcaatttctgagtgcttagccaggagtaaactagcTTTTTGAGGCACTCACATCATCAACTAGGTGTTTgttagttgttttgtttatttatttggctttagagccacacctgatggtgctcagggtttattccttgttctgtgcaGAGAGATAACTCCTAGTAGGAAGCAGGGAccattttggtgatgggaattgattcaattgctctacctgctgtactttctctccagtacTTAACTAGATATTCTTGGGCACTTATATGCTGGTTCACCAATAAGTGGTCCCACATGCTATGTGAAATTAAAgagatgactttattttttatttggatttggggccacacctagtggtattcagggattcctcctgctctgcactcagaaatcattcctggaaggctcaggggaccatatgggatgctggggatcaaacctgaattggccacatacaagaaaaatgcccttcCTGTTGTGGTATCACTGGTTCCTAGGTATCTTTACTTTTGAGCACCAATTCCCGCAGCAGATTTATGGGGCCTGAAACCCTTAACCTCTACAGATTATTATGAAGATCTAAGAAGGATTTCCTAGAACATGATTGTTGAGAGAAAAGCACCATGTGTGCAAAAGATAGAAATATAAGTCACCCGGGTCATTTGAAATCTTTTAGTAATTGATATGTTAAAACATGGAAAATAAACCCCTCAGTTATCATTATCTCCAACATAAAAATGGTGAGAAATTTTATACCTACCAGTATTTTTTTAAGCAAGTCTTTGAAATCCAGTGTTTTATACTTAGAGCACTTCTCAGTAAGGGATAGACCTGTTTGGGACTTCAGTTAATACAAAGGATCGAGTTGTTTGCCCAGGGTGGGCTTGATCTCAGTATGATGTCACATAGTGGGTGCATAGGAGAGTGGTGAAGGTCATGACCTCCAGAGTGAAGCTAAATCCTACCTGTATATATGACTTCAGCAAAAGGCTTGACCTGCTCCCTTGATTTCTTCTTAgctcagcactcagtataattaTGTCTACTGCCTCACCAGTTATTTTCTGGTGATTAAAAAAACCTACCTAAAATGAGGAATGCTTGCTTACACATAATAACACAGTCAGGGCTGATATTATGACAATCTGTAACTGAAAGTTTACAGGAaaggttggaatttttttttcaactctcCTGATGCACCATGTTCTCAATAAAAACATGTGCCCTTGTCTTCCAAACTCTGTCCATATTCTAGAAGGGCCTAGAGAGCAAGCCATCCAGCAACAGGTCAGCCTTTTCTCTGCCCACTAGATCCATGGGATGCAGCAATACTAGGACATGGATTGCTGGGGCACATTAGTCAAATTCATTTGTGCGAGCTTGTCCTAAGAGCTTCAGGCCCTGGAAAGTGGACAATGATATAGCTGGAGTTGCCCTTAGCAGTAGATTGGGTTGTCTGGGCTGAATTAAGCTGAAAGGAGGACATTGAATTCTGCTATAAGTACTTGTAGGTGCCCCCTTCTCCCCAATGTCCCCAGTCACTTATCCCCCTCTGTGTTGTGTTGCAGATTTCCCTGTGCCACTTTTTCTTCAACATCTCGGGCATCTTGCTGTGGTATCCCATCCCGTTCACCCGCCTGCCCATCCGCCTGGCCAAGGGACTGGGCAACATCTCCGCCAAGTACCGCTGGTTTGCTGTCTTCTacctcatcttcttcttcttcctgacCCCACTGGCCGTGTTCGGTCTCTCCCTGGCAGGCTGGCCAGTgctagtgggggtgggggtgcccATCATCCTCGTGATTGTGCTGGTGGTGGTCCTCAAAGTGCTGCAGTCCCGTTGTCCAGGAGCCCTGCCAAGCGGACTGCGGAATTTTAACTGCCTGCCTCAGTGGATGCGCTCACTGAAGCCTTGGGACAAGGTGGTGACCAGCCTCTCCACCTGCTGCCAGaggcgctgctgctgctgctgccgaaTCTACTGCCGACTCTGCTGTACCATATGTGGCTGTACCAAGTGCTGTCCATGCTGCAAGTGCTGCAACATCTTGGAGGAGGAGCCTGATGTCCCTATCAAGGCCCCCGAGGCCGTTGATAAATTCGCTATGGGTCTTGAGACCCCAAGTTGGTCTTCTCACTCCCAAGTAGATGCACTGAGTACAAAGACAGTCTCCAGCAGCACAGCCTTGTAGAGAAAAACCCAGAAGTGGGGGAAGGGACCCCTGATCCCAGAGGTCTATGATCCACCTGGTCCTGCTACAAATCCCATGACACATCAATCTGTGTTCCCATTGAGAAAGGGAGCAGAATTTAGTCCTGTTCCTCACCTACTTTGCCCAGTGTTACCTGCTGATAGGGCACTTCAGCCTCATTCCCTGCTCCTTGGATCCCCCTCTTCCAGAAAGGCACAGAACAGCCAGACACAATGAAACCTGGCTGGAGATATGATCAAACTGTGTCCTCTCAATTcccatacacacatgcacacagctgAAGTAGGTCCTCATCTGCATCTCTTCTAGAAAAATCACCCTGGGATGGACGTGTTTTTATACATGGTTCCCAAAAGTGCATTtgggtctctgtgtgtgtctaaATATATGTGCACATGTTGTTGCTATGATGGAGCTCTGACTTTTCCTTCTCCAAAGGCTAAAAACATCTTTTAGGCATTCTTGTTTTGGACCTGCTCAGTTCAGGAGAGCTGAGATGTAGATAAGACCAAAGTGTGGGTCTGGGCCATTTCCTGTGCTCTCCGCATTCCTGCAGGGTTTCCTCACCTGGACAGGTATGCCTATTTTTAGAACTTTACCTGTGCCTTTGTCCCAGTTCTTAGGATGAGAGCCATCACCGAGCTCCAGTGAGAGTCAGGGACTTCTCTGACACTCATGGATCATGCCATGATCCTTAGAAGAGCGTGATCCTGTCTCAGAGCTGGGGCATAGAGCAACAGTGCTAGGGGATTGAGATGTTTCAACTGCTAAAGGGACTACGGGTTCTTgatttttctgatttaaaaattaagtcaacAGTTACAGCCCAAATTTAGTGTTCTCTTGGCCAGATTAAAATAATCCTATTGAGTCTTTAGGAATAAGATGTGCCAGTTTTCTCATCTAAGTTTTCCCTTAACTGCTGCCACTGAAATCCTAGCAAGTACCTTCGATGGAacactttctatttcttcctctcttcacTCTCTTTGCAGAGTATTGGTCATCTTAGCTTAATTCAGTTTATCTATCAATCCTTCCATCCACTGATCCATATACTAACCTACTCATCCACCCATTCATTGCTCCATGTACTTATCTACACACTCACCCACCCATTAATCCAcatatccatccacccactcatccacccTCCCACCCATTTATCCATCTACCCATTTTTCTATTCATCCATCCCCCCTTCTAACcatctttccatccatccatccatccatccatccatccatccatccatccatccatccctccatctaCCTTCCTAACCACCTTCCCATCCATCCACCCTCCCACCTACCTTCCCACTcacctatccattcatccatttgtccgtccacccattcatccatttgtccacccatccatccatccatccgtccgtccgtccatccatccacacTTCCAAGCCTAAACATCTTTATTCTCTCAAGATAGGAAACTGTCCTTTCCTATTTTCACATATATGTGAACATTgatatccttccttctcttcatgTCGACTAAAACTTCTTTCTTTCCAACTAagatttttattgagaaaatagaaatcaggGAATGTCTGGAAGCCACAGAACCAAGGTTTTCAAGTAAAAATGGGGCCCTGGCATGCCTGTGGAATCCGAAGCTATGTTCCTTCTTAATCCAAATTCTTTCTCCAAGCCTTTTAGAGTCCCCCTATTATATATCCACATTCTCCTTACTCTCTTGCTCTTTACCCTCTAAAGTCCCACTTCTCCTCCATGAGTGAGGGAGTTTCAATTGTTTCAGGGAAGGGTGTTAGTGCACCTACTCTTCAAGACCCAGTGCTTCCCCCAACCCTAGATTGCCCATAATCTTTACAGATTGGGGATACCAAACTGAGCCTTCCTCTGCCTATACCCCATGTAGATTCCAATGCCCCCAAAGAGCCATTTGTACTCTATATTTATAGTCACGCACCTGTACAGCAGTTTAATaagttatatactatataatagtGTGGTTGTGTTTTATAGTGCTCTCATTTGGAAATGAGATCGGGTACTACactgaaatgtaaagaaaaacaatCCCTCCTTTATATGTTTTGTCTTTAAACCTGCCTTTGTATCCACATTCAGGCCACACACATCAGCAGCCATGCCCAGGTCACATTCTCTGTACATATATGTTAAACTTGGGTGAAGCTGCAGCTCTCTCTTCACTGATGATTTTTGAAAATCGGATCCATGTACCTGTGTTGATTCTATTTTTTTACTGGTTGTgggaagggagaaataaaaatgacaatcaaACCCAGAAAGAGTGTTCTGCTTTTAACTACAGAAAAATAGGGCATCCTAGATAGAATTCCTAAAATGTGTGAGGTCTTTTAGCTTCAGttatcctcctcctcatcattcCCCTCAAGGACAGCTACATCATTTGTAAGACTCCTTGTTCCAGAAACAGTGTGTATGTGTACATGAGCATGTGTGTTTGTTGTGGGGGTTAAAAGGGAATTTCAGTCACAGGGTCTCAAAATATGAAACTTTCCTTTAGTTCAtgctttttcttatctttaaaaaattgttctttaGAGCGACACATAAATGCTTGAATTTAAATTATGAGCATGGATTTTTATCATTCAACTTTCTATTGTAGAATTCCAGCTTCAAATGCAAACATAAGAGCTTCTAGTAATACGTCAATTGCTAAAAATGTGCAACTTATGTTGAAACAGTGAGAgcactgtttttcttttatttcttaatctgTGTGCATTTTACCAACACGTTCTACTGATGGAAAGGAAGATGTGAAGGGAAAGGGATGTGTGGACTGCCCTTTCCTTCCAAAGGAAAATGACATCAAGAAGAATCCTGaggaatcagagtgatagcatagtggtagagcatttgccttgcacatggccaaacctggatggactccagtttaatttccagcatcccatatggtcccctgagcctgccaggagcaatttctgagtgcagagccaggagtagcccttgagtgcctCTGAgcgtgacccctccccccaaaaacaaaaataaataaataaacaaaaagaaggaacCTGACACATTTGAGAAAGGATACAAtagattttctgttttgtttcttcttccttttgttttc is a window from the Suncus etruscus isolate mSunEtr1 chromosome 16, mSunEtr1.pri.cur, whole genome shotgun sequence genome containing:
- the SLC34A2 gene encoding sodium-dependent phosphate transport protein 2B, which gives rise to MAPWPELENAQTNPNTHIEGTGGPWNPVSEKGKESKKNDSGATKMELLPSYSTVALIEDPPETDPWDLPALQDTGPKWSERDARGKLLCVFQGIGKFILLLGFLYLFVCSLDVLSSAFQLVGGKVAGEFFKKDSIMSNPVAGLVTGVLVTVLVQSSSTSSSIIVSMVASSLLSVRFAIPIIMGANIGTSITNTIVALMQAGDRNEFRRAFAGATVHDFFNWLSVFVLLPLEAATHYLELLTNLVVESFHFKNGEDAPALLKVITDPFTKLIIQLDKKVINQIAMNDESAKNKSLVKIWCKIFTNMTEMNVTVPSPENCTSPALCWTDGSETWTIKNVTYQENIEKCHHIFVNFNLPDLAVGIILLIVSLLVLCGCLIMIVKILGSVLRGQVAIVIKKTLNTDLPFPFGWVTGYLAILVGAGMTFIVQSSSVFTSALTPLIGLGVISIERAYPLTLGSNIGTTTTAILAALASPGNTLKHSLQISLCHFFFNISGILLWYPIPFTRLPIRLAKGLGNISAKYRWFAVFYLIFFFFLTPLAVFGLSLAGWPVLVGVGVPIILVIVLVVVLKVLQSRCPGALPSGLRNFNCLPQWMRSLKPWDKVVTSLSTCCQRRCCCCCRIYCRLCCTICGCTKCCPCCKCCNILEEEPDVPIKAPEAVDKFAMGLETPSWSSHSQVDALSTKTVSSSTAL